In Strix uralensis isolate ZFMK-TIS-50842 chromosome 10, bStrUra1, whole genome shotgun sequence, a single window of DNA contains:
- the SLC38A3 gene encoding sodium-coupled neutral amino acid transporter 3 produces MDATDVPLQAEMVELVPNGKHVAALTASTVPSLAGDRFEENQSGTAEMEEFLPHGAEKKQTHFTDFEGKTSFGMSVFNLSNAIMGSGILGLAYAMANTGIILFLFLLTAVALLSSYSIHLLLKSSGIVGIRAYEQLGYRAFGTPGKLAAAIAITLQNIGAMSSYLYIVKSEVPLVIQTFLNLEEKTTDWYMNGNYLVILVSVTVILPLALMKQLGYLGYASGFSLSCMGFFLISVIYKKFQIPCPLPEQEGNLTGSLNATPVSTSDYQNGYTILQAPDQGTCTPSFFTLNSQTAYTIPIMAFAFVCHPEVLPIYTELKDPSKKKMQCISNISIMVMYLMYFLAALFGYLTFYGRVESELLHTYNKVDPFDVLILCVRVAVLTAVTLTVPIVLFPVRRAIQQMLFQGKDFSWIRHIIIAVVLLTFINLLVIFAPSILGIFGMIGATSAPCLIFIFPAIFYIRIMPKDKEPLRSTPKILAACFALLGVLFMIMSLSFIIIDWATGGGKSGGSH; encoded by the exons ATGGATGCCACGGATGTGCCCCTCCAGGCTGAGATGGTGGAACTGGTGCCCAACGGGAAGCACGTGGCCGCGCTCACCGCCTCCACCGTCCCCTCGCTGGCGGGTGACAG GTTTGAGGAGAACCAGTCTGGCACAGCAGAGATGGAGGAGTTCCTGCCCCACGGCGCCGAGAAGAAGCAGACGCACTTCACCGAC TTTGAAGGGAAGACGTCTTTTGGGATGTCTGTCTTCAACCTGAGCAATGCCATCATGGGCAGCGGCATCCTGGGGCTGGCCTATGCCATGGCCAACACCGGCATCATCCTCTTCCT CTTCCTCCTGACGGCGGTGGCCCTGCTCTCCAGCTACTCCATCCACCTGCTGCTCAAGTCCTCGGGCATTGTGG GCATCCGCGCCTATGAGCAGCTGGGCTACCGAGCCTTCGGCACGCCGGGGAAGCTGGCCGCGGCCATCGCCATCACCCTGCAAAACATTGGAG CCATGTCCAGCTACCTGTACATCGTCAAATCTGAAGTGCCTCTCGTCATCCAGACCTTCCTCAACCTGGAGGAGAAGACCAC GGACTGGTACATGAACGGGAACTACCTGGTGATCCTGGTTTCCGTCACCGTTATCCTGCCCCTGGCTCTCATGAAGCAGCTGG gctaTCTCGGCTACGCCAGTGGCTTCTCCCTCAGCTGTATGGGCTTCTTCCTCATCTCG GTCATCTACAAGAAGTTCCAGATCCCCTGCCCGCTCCCTGAGCAGGAGGGGAACCTCACAGGCAGCCTCAATGCCACCCCTGTCAGCACCAGTGACTACCAGAATGGCTACACCATCCTCCAGGCACCTGACCAGGGCACCTGCACCCCCAGCTTCTTCACCCTGAACTCCCAG ACGGCGTACACCATCCCCATCATGGCCTTTGCCTTCGTCTGCCACCCCGAGGTCCTGCCCATCTACACCGAGCTGAAAGA CCCCTCCAAGAAGAAGATGCAGTGCATCTCCAACATCTCCATCATGGTGATGTACCTCATGTACTTCTTGGCCGCCCTCTTCGGCTACCTCACGTTCTATG GCCGGGTGGAGTCGGAGCTGCTGCACACGTACAACAAAGTGGACCCCTTCGATGTGCTCATCCTGTGTGTGCGGGTGGCTGTGCTGACGGCTGTCACCCTCACTGTCCCCATCGTCCTCTTCCCG GTGCGCCGGGCCATCCAGCAGATGCTGTTCCAAGGGAAGGACTTCAGCTGGATCCGCCACATCATCATCGCTGTGGTCCTACTGACCTTCATCAACCTCTTGGTCATCTTCGCCCCCTCCATCCTTGGCATCTTCGGCATGATCG GTGCCACCTCCGCTCCCTGTCTCATCTTCATCTTCCCTGCCATCTTCTACATCCGCATCATGCCCAAGGACAAGGAGCCGCTGCGCTCCACTCCCAAAATCTTG GCTGCTTGCTTCGCCCTCCTTGGGGTGCTCTTCATGATCATGAGCTTGAGCTTCATCATCATCGACTGGGCCACGGGTGGGGGGAAGAGCGGCGGCAGCCACTAG